The sequence AAGGCTTTCtatgcagtagattgcaactcctccccctttggcagttctatcttgatggaaaatgatgtagttggggatggaaatctcagaatttttggtggccttcctaatccaggattcagacacgacaaggacatcagggttggcggagtgtgatAAGTGAGCAGTGAGTAAAAGAAACTTAGGGAGGAAGCTTCTGATGTGAATTatcatgcatgaaaccaaggcttttacagttacagaagtcaacaaatgagagcgcctggggacacgcagggcctgggttaacttccacatcacccgaggaacagaggagtaggatgagggtacggctaaaggctatcaaaactggttgtCTCGTgcattggggacagagaataaaaggagcagatttctgggcatggtaggatagattcagggcataatgtacagacagggtAGGGGTATGGTAGTGTCGTgcctttactatcattaactgaagacttgtagttttttatcaaagattctctgtaattagtatttcGTGATTAACTAATCAggcaaatgtaattaactaggatgtcggggcaccaaggaaaatattcagattacaaagttctAATTTacctaatataacttttcagatattttaatatctgatcaattagtcttctgatGAATGATTTATTctttattttacctcacgttagtctcattccagtctcattccaaacgttgttaaattgttggttatctgcacgaacacagtcttcactatgagtcttccattcatcaattgtcttaaataatttatttacttaATAAgtcattcacagaaatgcataaacaaacagtagatagttacaaggaaatgataatcCCTAGTGGGATAAACTGGCAtggcggcttggtggacaaaaagggaagtgggggtcaactgagaagacaacacacagttgataattataacaattgaaatgctaatcctttgcacatgaacgctcactcattctggaataattgcaatcaatatatatatatatatttacgctcagtgtgttatcgggatctctgttgaaaagtttgtttctgttggagagattgtccgccctctctctctctctctgtcgtggttagaatggatagttcagagtgacattcattcatgtcgttatagaatagatgtttcggcggttgtagataccgaattcctagctgcagactagtaattaatattcttattctgtcggtatcaatagtctaagcgtttaaccacgtggtattgttaagaaggaaagaaattccacaaattaacttttaacaaggcacacctgttaattgaaatgtatgactatggtgactacctcatgaagctggttgagctggttgagagaatgccaagagtgtgaaaagctgtcatcaaggcaaagggtggccacgttgaagaatctcaaatataaatatttgttggttagtacatgattccaaatgtgaaATTTCAATGTTTTTTGatgtcttattctacaatgtagaaaatagtttaaaaaataaagaaaaaccctggaatgtgtaggtgtgtccacacttttgactggtcctgtatatatatgtataaatgTATTATTTTTCTTTTAGATTTCAggaagaatttcactgtaaatgtacagcattgTCCTGTCACCAGAGTTGCCAGCTTCATACTGTAATGTTGCTTTACAGCAGAGATGCTGTAATATACTTCACATTACTACTTTTCTTACTGTAAAACATGACAACATCCCTACTACCTGCTTCTCTGTTCTACTGCCTAATCTGGTAcctgcttctctgctctactGCCTAACCTGGTAcctgcttctctgctctactGCCTAACCTGGTACCTGCTTCTCTGTTCTACTGCCTAACCTGGTACCTGCTTCTCTGTTCTACTGCCTAACCTGGTAcctgcttctctgctctactGCCTAACCTGGTACCTGCTTCTCTGTTCTACTGCCTAACCTGGTAcctgcttctctgctctactGCCTAACCTGGTACCTCCTTCTCAGCTCTACTGCCTAACCTGGTAcctgcttctctgctctactGCCTAACCTGGTACCTGCTTCTCTGTTCTACTGCCTAACCTGGTACCTGCTTCTCTGTTCTACTGCCTAACCTGGTAcctgcttctctgctctactGCCTAACCTGGTAACTGCTTCTCTGCACCACTTTCCAATCCACTACCTTCTTCTCTGGTCTACCCCTCAATCCTAACCAATCCCAATGCTCCCCCAGCCAGCACACACAGGAGCTAGAGAAGATGGAGGCACAGCGAGTTCTACTTTCTACCAAACCACAAATCCGTTATCACACTTCCAGCAATTCCCCAGGTGCATGCTCACGTACCTGCTCATAAATTCTGAATCTACTATGGGGAGGATACATCTGAGTGTTTTATTTTCCTTACCTCGTAATCCacatattcctcctcctccacctcgtaGGAGACAGTCTGTATCTTCACGTTGTCTCCGTCCTCTAGCAGCTTGGCCTGAGGGTCCTCTGTGCTGCCGGGGGTCTCCACTGCTACAGacgcctccctctccttctctttcttctcagTGAAGGTAGTCTCGCAGCACTCGCTCTTATAATCCTTGGCCTTGActccgcctcctcctcccccttcctccttgtACAGGATGAAGTTAGGTCTGTAGAAGGCCTCGACGGCCAGATGGAGGGAGGTGGCGTCCAGGAGTTGTTGAGCTTTCGTCTTGCCGTTGGGGTTGTTGTGTCCCACATGGGCCACCGTACCGTTGGTAGTGTTACCTCCTCCTTCTCCGCTGTTGCCACCGGTTAAGTAGTTGATGATGTTCTCCTGGTACTGGTTGTTAGGGAAGTCGCCGCCGTAACCGTTGACGACGTGCTTGCTGTTCTTGTCCAGGAGCGGGTTCTGGAGCTCACTCATGTTCTCCATGGCAACGAGGGTTCAGGGGGTCAGTGGAAGTGGCTTAAGAGGACCTCACTGAAGGTGGCAGCTACTGATGGTGTTCAACAGGATGAgagctgcagagaggagaggaaataagAGAAGTTAGTAAACTCAGGTTTCCGTCTCAGTGAAGCAGTGGGGTGAACACAATACACTGGGCTACTGAGAGACAACACTGCATTAAACACTTCCCGAAGAATGACATCAAGTTGTTAGTCTACTGGTAGCTGTTAGATAGATGTCTACGGTTTAGCTAGGGTAGGGTTGCCAACTGTCCCGTATTAGCCGGGATGTCCCTTATATATTTGGCTAAATATTAATCCAATCACAGTATAGTGTAAACGCGCCAATTCCTGCAAAGTCATTTCTGTTATTGTTCGGTCGGTTTGGCATATCAAGGAAAAATGGATAAACATGCAGAATAGAAAAGACTGTGTAGCTACAACAAACATTGTGAAGCAATAAAAGATGTGTGTTAAGGCCGTCAGTGGTGACCCGCTTTCTGTTCTTCATATGCTGTCCGTGGTGACCCGTTTTCTGTTCTTCATATGCTGTCCGTGGTGACCCGTTTTCTGTTCTTCATATGCTGTCCGTGGTGACCCGCTTTCTGTTCTTCATATGCTGTCCGTGGTGACCCGTTTTCTGTTCTTCATATGCCGTGGTGACCCGCTTTCTGTTCTTCATATGCTGTCCGTGGTGACCCGTTTTCTGTTCTTCATATGCTGTGGTGACCCGCTTTCTGTTCTTCATATGCTGTCCGTGGTGACCCGTTTTCTGTTCTTCATATGCCGTGGTGACCCGCTTTCTGTTCTTCATATGCCGTCAGTACTGACCCGCTTTCTGTTCTTCATATGCAGTGGTGACCCGCTTTCTGTTCTTCATATGCCGTGGTGACCCGCTTTCTGTTCTTCATATGCAGTGGTGACCCGCTTTCTGTTCTTCATATGCCGTGGTGACCCGCTTTCTGTTCTTCATATGCAGTGGTGACCCGCTTTCTGTTCTTCATATGCCGTCAGTAGTGACCCGCTTTCTGTTCTTCATATGCTGTCAGTGGTGACCCGCTTTCTGTTCTTCATATGCAGTGGTGACCCGCTTTCTGTTCTTCATATGCCGTCAGTACTGACCCGCTTTATGTACTTCATATGCCGTGGTGACCCGCTTTCTGTTCTTCATATGCAGTGGTGACCCGCTTTCTGTTCTTCATATGCTGTCAGTGGTGACCCGCTTTCTGTTCTTCATATGCTGTGGTGACCTGCTTTCTGTTCTTCATATGCCGTGGTGACCCGCTTTCTGTTCTTCATATGCCGTGGTGACCCGCTTTCTGTTCTTCATATGCCGTGGTGACCCGCTTTCTCTTCTTCATATGCTGTCAGTGGTGACCCTCTTTCTGTTCTTCATGTGCCATCAAGGAAATCTCAATTGGCCAATGAGATGGGAGAATGACCTAACTCAGCATGCATCCACAGAAATGAAAATGCACAAGGGCACGCTAAGCTAAAGGTGCTAGCAATATCGGTGCATTCTTCGTGACGTCTACTGTGGAAACCGACATAATTTGAAAACACCTCTCCGTTTACCAGTTGAGCAGTGCCAACAACAATCGCATTCTGAAAGCTAATTGCCCTGCTCACAGATCTCATAATGCCTGCGATCAGCGGTCAGTGGATATTGAGAGAATTGTTTTACAGATCCACAGACACCTATCAGTATCCGCTTCACGAAGAGAGGAACTGCGTGCATTCTCTTTTTGTTGCCTTTGTTGACACTGAGTGGCGTGAAATTCTGCAACATGTTTGCACACAATGGCTCTCCAGCCGTCGATCGTCTCCTGCAAAGCTGGCCAGCTCTTACATCATACTTCAGGTCCCTTAGGGAGACCTGTCCTGTGGCACTGAATAGTATTTTTGAGTATGAAGAAAAAAAGGAAGCTACTGCTGAGATTTATCTGTGCTTTTTCCACAAAGTGGGGTGTGTTTATGACCAACTCTTAAAAAAGCTGGAGGAAACAACGCTCTGCATCACAGATGTTTACGAGGAAGTCCAAAAGTTCAACATTGAAGACGCTTCAGCTGAAACAGGACAGTTTTTTCTGAGTAGACCAAGCAGCTGATGTTTTGGGATACCAGACCAAGCAGCTGATGTTTTGGGATACCAGACCAAGCAGCTGATGTTTTGGGATACCAGACCAAGCAGCTGATGTTTTGGGATACCAGACCAATCAGCTGATGTTTTGGGATACCAGACCAAGCAGCTGATGTTTTGGGATACCAGACCAAGCAGCTGATGTTTTGGGATACCAGACCAAGTAGCTGATGGATAAACAATTGTCAAAGGTCCAAGCAGCAACAGGACGTTCTATGACACTGTCATTACATACATTTACAAGTGGTTTGATTTCTCACCGGGTAATGTAATGGTAAAACTGATCGGCCTCCATGAGGAGTTCTCCTTCACTGACCTGGAGCAGGTGGTGGCTGCCCTCCAAATGACAGGGACCAACTCTACGAAGAGTTTTGTGTTAGCCTGCAGGAAATACAGAAAGCCAGACAGGAAACCACAAACTCTGCCAGTGAGAA is a genomic window of Oncorhynchus nerka isolate Pitt River linkage group LG24, Oner_Uvic_2.0, whole genome shotgun sequence containing:
- the syndig1l gene encoding synapse differentiation-inducing gene protein 1-like, with protein sequence MENMSELQNPLLDKNSKHVVNGYGGDFPNNQYQENIINYLTGGNSGEGGGNTTNGTVAHVGHNNPNGKTKAQQLLDATSLHLAVEAFYRPNFILYKEEGGGGGGVKAKDYKSECCETTFTEKKEKEREASVAVETPGSTEDPQAKLLEDGDNVKIQTVSYEVEEEEYVDYETDCSSDSESEDNFIVIPPRDHLGLAIFSMLCCFWPLGIAAFYFSQGTSKAVTKGDFPLASIASRRALFLAALSITIGTGVYVGVVVALIAYLSKPGHI